Proteins from one Prevotella sp. E2-28 genomic window:
- a CDS encoding MotA/TolQ/ExbB proton channel family protein → MHYISDILYWISTGLLVPVIVLLIMLFARALLLIGSFFGQYLAVCQTEALLKQEFDNLNSENVRTLAERLPKTQKSLVVTYMHRMLQHQDSEAHLQKLLADFDIAAAANLSTSKTLAKMGPMLGLMGTLIPMGPALVGLSTGDVASMAYNMQVAFATTVVGLFSAAIGFITGQVKTRWYRRDSVNLQFLADLLEH, encoded by the coding sequence ATGCATTACATTTCCGACATCCTTTATTGGATTTCCACAGGACTCCTTGTGCCTGTCATCGTATTACTCATCATGCTCTTTGCACGTGCCTTGTTGCTTATTGGCAGTTTCTTCGGTCAGTACCTCGCTGTGTGCCAAACAGAAGCGCTCCTGAAACAGGAGTTCGACAATCTGAATAGTGAGAATGTGCGTACCCTTGCTGAGCGTTTGCCAAAGACACAGAAATCGTTGGTGGTCACCTATATGCACCGTATGTTGCAGCATCAGGACAGCGAGGCGCACCTGCAAAAGCTGTTAGCCGACTTCGATATCGCTGCAGCAGCCAATCTTTCTACCAGTAAGACCCTCGCAAAGATGGGGCCCATGCTGGGCTTGATGGGTACACTCATCCCTATGGGTCCGGCACTCGTAGGCTTGTCAACGGGCGATGTTGCTTCTATGGCTTATAATATGCAAGTGGCATTTGCTACCACCGTTGTGGGTCTTTTCTCTGCTGCCATAGGTTTCATCACCGGTCAGGTAAAGACCCGTTGG